One Oceanotoga teriensis genomic window, TTTAAATATTATCATATATCTATCTTTTTGTTCTTCTTCAAACAAATTATATTTTATGATTTTTTCTTCTTTAACTTTTAATAATTTAGATGCTTTTTTTGCAAATTTTTGTTCTTCTTCCATATATAAAGGACCCTTAAAAAGAGCTATATAACCATTTCTTTTAGTTGCGAGTGCTGAATACTCAAGTGCAATATCAGCTCTTGCAAGAGCTCTCGATGATACTATATCAAATTTTGAAATATTTTCTCTTGCAAATTCTTCTATTCTTTTATTTATAACATTAACATTTTTGAGTTTGAGTTCATGATAAAATTTTTTTAAAGCTTCTGTCTTTTTACCAATACTATCAACTAAATAAAAAGTTTTTTCTGGATATAATATAGCCCATATTATTCCTGGAATACCACCACCAGAACCTAAGTCTGCTATAATTTTTGCATTTGAAAATTCATCAGTTTTTTCAGCTGCTAATATAGAATCAATCACATGATATTCAAATGCAATATATTTATCTTTTATAGCTGTCAAATTAGCTGGATAGTTTAACAACATATTCAGATAATATGAGATTTGTTGCAACTTATTGTTTTCAATATCTAAAGAATAACTTTCCATAATTTTTACATATTTTTCGTCTAAAAACATTGACAACTTGCTCCTTTTATGTTAAAATATATTTGGCTTTGAAGCCGAGGATTGGAGACGTAGTCTAATTGGCAAGGCGTCGGTCTTGAAAACCGATGAGGTAACCCCTCGTGTGGGTTCGAGTCCCACCGTCTCCGCCATTTAAAAACCGCCTAAAAGGCGGTTTTTATTTTACTTTACCAAATCTATCAAGTGGT contains:
- the rsmG gene encoding 16S rRNA (guanine(527)-N(7))-methyltransferase RsmG; amino-acid sequence: MFLDEKYVKIMESYSLDIENNKLQQISYYLNMLLNYPANLTAIKDKYIAFEYHVIDSILAAEKTDEFSNAKIIADLGSGGGIPGIIWAILYPEKTFYLVDSIGKKTEALKKFYHELKLKNVNVINKRIEEFARENISKFDIVSSRALARADIALEYSALATKRNGYIALFKGPLYMEEEQKFAKKASKLLKVKEEKIIKYNLFEEEQKDRYMIIFKKYDKTPLKYPRETGVPNKMPLGGSK